A single genomic interval of Amycolatopsis albispora harbors:
- a CDS encoding DUF3152 domain-containing protein, whose protein sequence is MANRVTNGARGGGERSPYSSSARRSDRYGGYPTGSGRAVRAGEERYRPGSRRTAAEPLSASWRPREEEPEPAPKRGKVGKLTKTYGWRVYALPVLAVVTALVVFDTATSPPETPQVEQGATALAGGEGTGTNGEGEAAPAGAELPAPQMDLNIPTADLPEGKPYTQQGQGTWHVVPGKSEPYGSGGKLWKYTIEIEDGIPPEDIGGEDTFANTVQGILSADPRGWAGSGQLRLQRVDNSDPDPDFRVVLTTSDTAKKVCGSSIPYEASCRKGDTKQVVINLARWVRGAKAFSSDLLAYREYAINHEVGHALGHGHIGCGKDGDLAPVMMQQSFGVANDYVAKLNNVPGGDRNSVPADGKVCKPNSYPNPGAQAG, encoded by the coding sequence GTGGCGAACCGGGTGACGAATGGCGCGCGAGGCGGCGGTGAACGCTCGCCGTACTCGTCTTCGGCCCGTCGTTCCGACCGCTACGGCGGCTATCCCACGGGCAGCGGACGTGCCGTTCGCGCCGGTGAGGAGCGTTATCGCCCCGGCTCGCGCCGCACGGCCGCGGAGCCGTTGAGCGCGTCGTGGCGGCCGCGCGAGGAGGAGCCGGAGCCCGCGCCGAAGCGCGGCAAGGTCGGCAAGCTGACCAAGACCTACGGCTGGCGGGTGTACGCGCTGCCGGTGCTCGCGGTGGTCACCGCGCTGGTGGTCTTCGACACCGCGACCAGCCCGCCCGAGACACCCCAGGTGGAGCAGGGCGCGACCGCGCTCGCCGGGGGTGAGGGCACCGGCACCAACGGCGAGGGCGAGGCCGCGCCCGCCGGTGCCGAGCTGCCCGCGCCGCAGATGGACCTGAACATCCCGACCGCCGACCTGCCGGAGGGCAAGCCCTACACCCAGCAGGGGCAGGGCACCTGGCACGTGGTGCCCGGCAAGTCGGAGCCGTACGGCAGCGGCGGCAAGCTGTGGAAGTACACCATCGAAATCGAGGACGGCATCCCGCCGGAGGACATCGGCGGTGAGGACACCTTCGCGAACACCGTGCAGGGCATTCTGTCCGCGGACCCGCGTGGCTGGGCGGGCAGCGGGCAGCTGCGGCTGCAGCGGGTGGACAACAGCGATCCGGACCCGGACTTCCGGGTGGTGCTGACCACATCGGACACCGCGAAGAAGGTGTGCGGCTCGTCCATCCCGTACGAGGCCTCGTGCCGCAAGGGCGACACCAAGCAGGTGGTGATCAACCTCGCCCGCTGGGTGCGCGGCGCCAAGGCGTTCAGCTCGGACCTGCTGGCCTACCGCGAGTACGCGATCAACCACGAGGTCGGGCACGCGCTGGGCCACGGCCACATCGGCTGCGGCAAGGACGGCGACCTGGCGCCGGTGATGATGCAGCAGAGCTTCGGCGTGGCCAACGACTACGTGGCCAAGCTGAACAACGTGCCCGGCGGCGACCGGAACTCCGTGCCCGCCGACGGCAAGGTCTGCAAGCCGAACAGCTACCCGAACCCCGGAGCGCAGGCGGGCTGA
- the moeZ gene encoding adenylyltransferase/sulfurtransferase MoeZ, translating into MSGTLPPLVEPAAELTKDEVARYSRHLIIPDVGMDGQKRLKNAKVLVIGAGGLGSPALLYLAAAGVGTLGIVDFDVVDESNLQRQVIHGQGDVGKLKAASAQESLAETNPNVKVHLHTDRLDSSNALDIFRDYDLIVDGTDNFATRYLVNDAAVILGKPYVWGSIFRFEGQVSVFWEDAPNGKGLNYRDLYPEPPPPGMVPSCAEGGVLGVLCASIGSIMVNEAIKLITGIGEPLLGRLISYDALEMRYREVKIRKDPDTPKITELIDYEAFCGVVSDEAQQAASNSTITAPELKAKFDNGENFELIDVREPHEYEIVNIKGAKLIPKDRILSGEALAELPQDKPIVLHCKSGARSAEALAALHQAGFKDATHLGGGVLAWARQVDPSLPTY; encoded by the coding sequence ATGTCAGGCACGCTGCCGCCGCTCGTCGAGCCGGCCGCCGAGCTCACCAAGGACGAGGTGGCCCGCTACAGCCGTCACCTGATCATCCCGGATGTCGGGATGGACGGGCAGAAGCGGCTCAAGAACGCCAAGGTGCTGGTCATCGGCGCCGGTGGACTGGGCAGCCCGGCCCTGCTGTACCTGGCCGCGGCCGGGGTCGGCACGCTGGGCATCGTCGACTTCGACGTGGTCGACGAGTCGAACCTGCAGCGCCAGGTGATCCACGGGCAGGGCGACGTGGGCAAGCTGAAGGCCGCCTCCGCGCAGGAGTCGCTGGCCGAGACCAATCCGAACGTCAAGGTGCACCTGCACACCGACCGGCTGGACAGCTCCAACGCGCTGGACATCTTCCGCGACTACGACCTGATCGTCGACGGCACGGACAACTTCGCCACCCGCTACCTGGTCAACGACGCCGCGGTGATCCTCGGCAAGCCGTACGTGTGGGGCTCGATCTTCCGGTTCGAGGGCCAGGTCAGCGTGTTCTGGGAGGACGCGCCGAACGGCAAGGGCCTGAACTACCGCGACCTCTACCCCGAGCCGCCGCCGCCCGGCATGGTGCCGTCGTGCGCCGAGGGCGGCGTGCTCGGCGTGCTGTGCGCCTCGATCGGCTCGATCATGGTGAACGAGGCGATCAAGCTGATCACCGGCATCGGCGAGCCGCTGCTGGGCCGCCTGATCAGCTACGACGCGCTGGAGATGCGGTACCGCGAGGTCAAGATCCGCAAGGACCCGGACACACCGAAGATCACCGAGCTGATCGACTACGAGGCGTTCTGCGGGGTGGTCTCCGACGAGGCGCAGCAGGCCGCGTCGAACAGCACGATCACCGCGCCCGAGCTGAAGGCCAAGTTCGACAACGGCGAGAACTTCGAGCTGATCGACGTCCGCGAGCCGCACGAGTACGAGATCGTGAACATCAAGGGCGCGAAGCTGATCCCGAAGGACCGCATTCTGTCCGGGGAGGCGCTGGCCGAACTGCCGCAGGACAAGCCGATCGTGCTGCACTGCAAGTCGGGTGCGCGCTCGGCGGAGGCGCTGGCCGCGTTGCACCAGGCCGGGTTCAAGGACGCCACGCACCTCGGTGGCGGGGTGCTCGCGTGGGCGCGGCAGGTCGACCCGAGCCTGCCGACCTACTGA
- a CDS encoding TIGR02569 family protein, whose amino-acid sequence MAAFGAKGAEPEPMPSGPGWRCGDLVLKPVYDRARTLWQARTMERITLPDVRVARPVRATDGRSIVAGWTASRFISGTPQPRYDELVLAAVKLHQATADEPRPDFLAARRDVYAIADRMAWEELEPDLDEKKGGGWFEVLAGARRPVHGPDQLVHGELFGRVLFDGDEPPGIVDFEPYFRPAEWGAAVATVDALAWGGADPQLLQRWAHLPEWPQLVLRATLFRLAIIALDPDFTPSSLDGLRVAAREVSALL is encoded by the coding sequence ATGGCGGCGTTCGGGGCGAAGGGCGCCGAACCGGAGCCGATGCCGTCCGGACCGGGCTGGCGCTGCGGTGACCTGGTGCTCAAGCCGGTGTACGACCGGGCCAGAACGCTGTGGCAGGCCCGCACGATGGAACGCATCACGCTGCCCGACGTGCGGGTCGCCCGGCCGGTCCGCGCCACCGACGGCCGGTCGATCGTGGCGGGCTGGACGGCGAGCCGGTTCATCTCCGGCACGCCGCAGCCGCGTTACGACGAGCTGGTGCTGGCCGCGGTGAAGCTGCACCAGGCGACCGCGGACGAACCGCGCCCGGACTTCCTGGCCGCCCGCCGCGACGTCTACGCCATCGCCGACCGGATGGCCTGGGAAGAGCTCGAACCCGATCTGGACGAGAAGAAGGGCGGCGGCTGGTTCGAGGTGCTCGCCGGGGCGCGGCGCCCGGTGCACGGGCCGGACCAGCTGGTGCACGGCGAGTTGTTCGGCCGCGTCCTGTTCGACGGGGACGAGCCGCCCGGCATCGTCGACTTCGAACCGTACTTCCGGCCCGCCGAATGGGGTGCCGCGGTGGCCACCGTGGACGCGCTCGCCTGGGGCGGGGCCGATCCGCAGCTGCTGCAACGCTGGGCGCATCTGCCCGAGTGGCCACAGCTTGTGTTGCGCGCCACACTGTTCCGGTTGGCGATCATTGCGCTGGACCCGGATTTCACGCCGTCTTCCCTGGACGGCCTGCGCGTGGCCGCCCGCGAAGTCAGCGCCCTGCTCTGA
- a CDS encoding molybdopterin oxidoreductase family protein has translation MTAISEPVTGTVTHCPYCALQCAMAVRGTETAPAGEGGLCQKGWTAGSLLTSPARLTTPLVRVDGELRPASWDTALDLVATRLAELKREYGADANAVFGGGGLTNEKAYLLGKFARVALGTSQVDYNGRFCMSSAAAAGMRAFGLDRGLPFPLEDLAEADAILLVGSNPAETMPPFARYLKRGLIVVDPRRTATAELAELHLQPAPGTDLALALGILHAVVADGLLNQSYVDERTSGFGAVWRIAAAWWPERVERITGVSAADQRAVAARLAGARNAYVLTARGTEQHASGADMVSAWINLALALGLPGRVGSGFGCLTGQGNGQGGREHGQKADQLPGYRRIDDPAARAHVAGVWGVPPESLPGPGRSAYELLDALGTVDGPRGLLVFGSNVLVSAPRSARIADRLAALDFLVVADLVLSETAALADVVLPITQWAEEEGTMTNIEGRVLLRRRAIDPPDGVRTDLDVLSGLASRLGQPDGRFPANAEAVFEELRAASKGGLADYSGITYDRLRDGERLHWPVPERDHPGSPRMFLDRFAHADGRARFHPVDHRGPAEPTDAEFPLQATTGRVLQHYQSGAQTRLVEELTDAVPEAFVEVHPDTAARAGLADGDWAEVESRRGAVRARVRCVSSMRPDLVFLPFHFPGAQRANLLTNPALDPTSRMPEFKVCAVRLAGAR, from the coding sequence ATGACCGCGATCAGCGAACCGGTGACCGGCACGGTCACGCACTGCCCGTACTGCGCGCTGCAGTGCGCGATGGCGGTGCGCGGCACGGAAACCGCACCGGCCGGCGAGGGCGGGCTGTGCCAGAAGGGCTGGACGGCGGGCAGCCTGCTCACCTCACCGGCGCGGCTGACCACCCCGCTGGTCCGGGTGGACGGCGAACTGCGCCCGGCGAGCTGGGACACCGCGCTCGACCTGGTCGCCACCCGGCTGGCGGAGTTGAAGCGCGAATACGGCGCGGACGCGAACGCGGTGTTCGGCGGTGGCGGGCTGACCAACGAAAAGGCCTATCTGCTGGGGAAGTTCGCCCGCGTCGCGCTCGGCACGTCGCAGGTCGACTACAACGGCCGGTTCTGCATGTCGTCGGCGGCCGCGGCCGGGATGCGCGCGTTCGGCCTCGACCGCGGGCTGCCGTTCCCGCTCGAAGACCTCGCCGAAGCCGACGCGATCCTGCTCGTCGGCTCGAATCCCGCGGAGACCATGCCGCCGTTCGCGCGGTACCTCAAGCGCGGGCTGATCGTGGTCGATCCGCGGCGCACGGCCACCGCGGAGCTGGCCGAACTGCACCTGCAACCGGCTCCCGGCACGGATCTGGCGCTGGCACTGGGCATCCTGCACGCGGTGGTCGCCGACGGCCTGCTCAACCAGTCCTATGTGGACGAACGAACCAGCGGGTTCGGCGCGGTGTGGCGGATCGCGGCGGCGTGGTGGCCGGAGCGGGTGGAGCGGATCACCGGCGTGTCGGCCGCCGACCAGCGCGCGGTCGCCGCCCGGCTGGCCGGTGCGCGCAACGCCTACGTGCTCACCGCACGCGGTACCGAGCAGCACGCCAGCGGCGCCGACATGGTCAGCGCGTGGATCAATCTCGCGCTGGCACTGGGACTTCCGGGCCGGGTCGGGTCGGGCTTCGGCTGCCTGACCGGCCAGGGCAACGGCCAGGGCGGGCGTGAGCACGGGCAGAAGGCCGACCAGCTGCCCGGTTACCGGCGCATCGACGACCCGGCCGCGCGGGCGCACGTCGCCGGGGTGTGGGGCGTGCCGCCGGAATCGCTGCCCGGTCCCGGCCGCTCGGCCTACGAACTGCTCGACGCGCTGGGCACCGTGGACGGCCCGCGCGGGTTGCTGGTGTTCGGCAGCAACGTGCTGGTGTCCGCGCCGCGGTCGGCGCGGATCGCGGACCGCCTGGCGGCACTGGACTTCCTGGTGGTCGCCGACCTGGTGCTGTCCGAAACGGCCGCGCTCGCCGACGTTGTGCTGCCCATCACGCAGTGGGCCGAGGAGGAGGGCACGATGACCAACATCGAGGGGCGGGTGCTGCTGCGCCGCCGCGCGATCGACCCACCCGACGGCGTCCGCACCGATCTCGACGTGCTGTCCGGCCTGGCGAGCAGGCTCGGCCAGCCGGACGGCCGCTTTCCGGCCAACGCGGAGGCCGTGTTCGAAGAACTCCGGGCCGCCTCGAAGGGCGGGCTCGCCGACTACTCCGGCATCACCTACGACCGGCTGCGCGACGGGGAACGGCTGCACTGGCCGGTGCCCGAGCGGGACCACCCTGGTTCCCCGCGCATGTTCCTCGACCGGTTCGCGCACGCTGACGGCCGCGCGCGGTTCCACCCGGTCGACCACCGCGGCCCCGCCGAGCCGACGGATGCCGAATTTCCGTTGCAGGCCACCACGGGCCGCGTGCTCCAGCACTACCAGTCGGGTGCGCAGACGCGGCTGGTCGAGGAGCTGACCGACGCCGTGCCCGAGGCCTTCGTCGAGGTGCACCCGGACACCGCCGCGCGGGCCGGGCTCGCCGACGGTGACTGGGCCGAGGTCGAATCCCGGCGCGGTGCGGTGCGGGCCCGCGTGCGCTGTGTTTCCTCGATGCGGCCGGACCTGGTGTTCCTGCCGTTCCACTTCCCCGGTGCGCAGCGGGCGAACCTGCTGACGA